In Candidatus Delongbacteria bacterium, one genomic interval encodes:
- a CDS encoding nitrous oxide reductase accessory protein NosL, whose translation MNSRARLLQLLASLMLLLALAFPLWTISLAAPQYPEGIGLKIWAWQITGQKPQDLHNINGLNHYIGMQRIEPDSIPELKILPVAIVGFTLLGLLVAFLGRRWLLKAWLALLLAGCLAGLVDFYRWEYDYGHNLDPHAAIQVPGMSYQPPLLGTRQLLNMRTTSLPGVGGMAVLLSVLLAAGVLWSTRPRSGRGSGGRAAGSAVAILLASGLLPGCGGGPRPIAYGQDACARCRMFVVDARYGSELVTRRGKVLVFDSAECLAAWVVVNPLDAQEARATLVTHYRRPEELVSAETTVFLKSAGLPSPMGLGLSGCADHSEARALQQEYGGDLLDWPQLQDLVRTSWKLP comes from the coding sequence ATGAATTCCCGTGCACGCCTGCTGCAACTGCTGGCCTCACTGATGCTGCTGCTGGCTCTGGCCTTTCCCCTCTGGACCATTTCGCTGGCGGCACCCCAATACCCCGAAGGCATCGGCCTGAAGATCTGGGCCTGGCAGATCACGGGGCAGAAACCCCAGGACCTGCACAACATCAACGGGCTGAACCATTACATCGGCATGCAGCGCATCGAGCCCGACAGCATTCCCGAGCTGAAGATCCTGCCCGTGGCCATCGTGGGCTTCACGCTCCTGGGTCTGCTGGTGGCATTTCTGGGCCGCCGCTGGCTGCTGAAAGCCTGGTTGGCCCTGCTGCTGGCCGGATGTCTGGCCGGGCTGGTGGACTTCTACAGATGGGAGTATGACTACGGACACAATCTGGACCCCCACGCCGCCATTCAGGTGCCCGGAATGAGCTACCAGCCACCTCTGCTGGGCACACGCCAATTGCTGAACATGCGCACCACCTCACTGCCCGGAGTGGGCGGAATGGCCGTGCTGCTGAGCGTGTTGCTGGCGGCAGGAGTACTGTGGAGCACACGGCCGCGTTCCGGACGCGGCTCAGGCGGACGTGCTGCGGGAAGTGCGGTGGCAATTCTGCTGGCCTCGGGACTCCTGCCCGGTTGTGGCGGCGGACCACGGCCCATCGCCTATGGCCAGGACGCCTGCGCGCGCTGCCGGATGTTCGTTGTGGACGCCCGCTATGGCAGCGAACTGGTGACACGCCGGGGCAAGGTACTGGTCTTCGATTCTGCCGAATGCCTGGCTGCCTGGGTGGTGGTGAACCCGCTGGACGCACAGGAGGCGCGCGCGACGCTGGTGACACACTATCGGCGCCCTGAAGAGCTGGTTTCCGCCGAAACCACGGTCTTCCTCAAGAGTGCCGGGTTGCCCAGCCCGATGGGTCTGGGCCTGAGCGGCTGCGCCGATCACAGCGAAGCCCGCGCCCTGCAGCAGGAATACGGGGGCGACCTGCTGGACTGGCCCCAGCTGCAGGACCTGGTGCGCACCAGCTGGAAGCTGCCCTGA
- the nosZ gene encoding Sec-dependent nitrous-oxide reductase translates to MGLGAAGLLLQSCGQSQPDGGMMGSGDAASRVYVAPGTHDEMYLFCSGGFSGNVTVYGIPSGRHLKDIAVFSQYPEKGWGYAEETLPMFNTSHGFVPWDDSHHPEFSQTAGVPDGKWLFINGNNTPRIARINLATFETDEIIEIPNSSGNHGSPFTTMNSEYVVASTRFSVPIPQEDVAIKSYKEKFKGTLTYVKVDPENGDMDIAFQILVPGLNYDLSHSGKGPSHGWSFFTCYNSEQANSLLEVNASRNDKDYIAAVNWKLAEQYVAQGKAREMAVSYMDNHMDEHTRAGVSEERTSVKVLDPADCPEMIYYLPTPKSPHGVDVDPTGEYIAAGGKLAAVIPVHSFSKMLKAIEDRAFDGDVNGIPVLRYDAVLAGEVKDPGLGPLHTEFDDKGFAYTSSFISSEIVKWKVSTQTVVDRIPTYYSIGHLCVPGGDSMKPWGKYVVALNKITKDRYLPTGPELSQSAQLIDITGDKMKLLLDFPTIGEPHYAQAIPASILAPRSVRFFKIEDNASPFVTRSEKDARVERKGNEVHVYMTSARSHFAPDNIEGIRVGDTVLFHVTNLEQDWDVPHGFAVMGARNAELLIMPGETRTLRWEPTQAGVIPFYCTDFCSALHQEMQGYARVSPVGSTTELSWSLGD, encoded by the coding sequence ATGGGACTGGGCGCGGCCGGGCTGCTGCTGCAGTCGTGCGGTCAATCCCAACCGGATGGTGGCATGATGGGCAGCGGCGATGCGGCCAGCCGCGTCTATGTGGCTCCCGGCACCCACGACGAGATGTATCTCTTCTGCTCGGGCGGTTTCAGCGGCAATGTCACGGTGTACGGCATTCCGTCGGGACGGCACCTCAAGGACATCGCCGTGTTCTCGCAGTACCCGGAGAAGGGTTGGGGCTACGCGGAAGAAACCCTGCCCATGTTCAACACCTCCCACGGATTCGTGCCCTGGGATGACAGCCATCACCCCGAGTTCTCGCAGACGGCGGGTGTGCCCGATGGCAAGTGGCTGTTCATCAATGGCAACAACACACCGCGCATCGCACGCATCAACCTGGCCACTTTCGAGACCGACGAAATCATCGAGATTCCCAACTCTTCGGGCAACCACGGCTCGCCCTTCACCACCATGAACTCGGAGTATGTGGTGGCATCCACGCGCTTCAGCGTGCCCATTCCCCAGGAAGATGTGGCGATCAAGAGCTACAAGGAAAAGTTCAAGGGCACCCTGACCTATGTGAAAGTGGATCCGGAGAATGGCGACATGGACATCGCCTTCCAGATTCTGGTGCCCGGGTTGAACTACGACCTGTCGCACTCGGGCAAGGGCCCCAGCCACGGCTGGTCCTTCTTCACCTGCTACAACAGTGAACAGGCCAATTCGCTGCTGGAAGTGAACGCCTCGCGCAACGACAAGGACTACATCGCGGCCGTGAACTGGAAACTGGCCGAGCAGTATGTGGCCCAGGGCAAGGCCCGCGAGATGGCCGTGAGCTACATGGACAACCACATGGACGAGCACACGCGCGCCGGCGTCTCCGAAGAGCGTACCAGCGTGAAGGTGCTGGACCCCGCGGACTGCCCCGAGATGATCTACTACCTGCCCACCCCCAAGTCGCCCCACGGTGTGGATGTGGACCCCACGGGCGAGTACATCGCCGCGGGCGGCAAGCTGGCCGCCGTGATTCCCGTGCACTCCTTCAGCAAGATGCTCAAGGCCATTGAAGACAGGGCCTTCGATGGCGATGTCAACGGCATCCCCGTGCTGCGCTACGACGCGGTGCTGGCCGGCGAGGTCAAGGATCCCGGCCTGGGCCCCCTGCACACCGAGTTTGACGACAAGGGCTTCGCCTACACCTCGTCCTTCATCAGCTCCGAGATCGTCAAGTGGAAGGTCAGCACCCAGACCGTGGTGGACCGCATTCCCACCTACTATTCAATCGGGCATCTCTGCGTGCCGGGTGGCGACAGCATGAAACCCTGGGGCAAGTATGTGGTGGCCCTGAACAAGATCACCAAGGACCGCTACCTGCCCACCGGCCCCGAGCTCTCGCAGTCGGCCCAGCTGATTGACATCACGGGCGACAAGATGAAACTGCTGCTGGACTTCCCCACCATCGGCGAGCCGCACTACGCGCAGGCGATTCCCGCCTCGATCCTTGCACCCAGGTCGGTGCGGTTCTTCAAGATCGAGGACAACGCCAGCCCCTTCGTCACCCGCTCCGAGAAGGACGCCCGGGTGGAACGCAAGGGCAACGAGGTGCATGTCTACATGACCTCGGCGCGCTCGCATTTCGCTCCCGACAACATCGAGGGCATTCGCGTGGGCGATACGGTGCTGTTTCATGTGACCAACCTCGAGCAGGACTGGGACGTGCCCCACGGATTCGCCGTGATGGGTGCGCGCAACGCCGAGCTGCTGATCATGCCCGGTGAGACACGCACCCTGCGCTGGGAGCCCACCCAGGCCGGGGTGATTCCCTTCTACTGCACCGATTTCTGTTCGGCACTGCATCAGGAGATGCAGGGCTATGCGCGCGTCTCACCGGTTGGCTCCACCACGGAGCTTTCCTGGAGCCTGGGCGACTGA
- a CDS encoding cytochrome c yields the protein MIQQTQSDGREPCAPVRRSTQGAAARLLLIPLLAALLFSQGCGDKSPDGTAGGAVASTAEGGLSADELENGIGPAKTAPELGPLNAELAASGQQIFDMKCLSCHRMGERFIGPDLNQILTRRTPRYVMNMILNPTEMVQRHPEAKKLLAEYLAPMAQQNLTQDEARAVLEYIRSPHEAAQAKAN from the coding sequence ATGATCCAGCAAACACAGAGCGACGGACGAGAGCCTTGCGCGCCCGTGCGCCGGTCGACTCAAGGTGCCGCGGCAAGACTGTTGTTGATTCCGCTGCTGGCGGCCCTGCTGTTCAGCCAGGGCTGCGGTGACAAATCCCCCGACGGCACAGCGGGCGGGGCCGTGGCCAGCACCGCGGAGGGCGGACTGAGCGCCGACGAGCTGGAAAACGGCATCGGCCCCGCGAAGACGGCCCCCGAACTGGGCCCGCTGAATGCGGAACTGGCGGCCAGCGGGCAACAGATCTTTGACATGAAATGTCTCTCGTGCCACCGGATGGGCGAACGATTCATTGGACCCGATCTGAACCAGATCCTGACCCGGCGCACACCGAGGTATGTGATGAACATGATTCTCAACCCGACCGAGATGGTGCAGCGCCATCCGGAAGCGAAAAAACTGCTGGCCGAGTATCTGGCCCCCATGGCCCAGCAGAATCTCACCCAGGATGAAGCCCGCGCGGTGCTGGAATACATCCGCTCCCCCCATGAAGCGGCCCAGGCCAAGGCGAACTGA
- a CDS encoding fasciclin domain-containing protein, translating into MKLKLGLACLVVLLVGCGKAPDVPSGTASTPAVGQSGVQDDLSDPNIVQIAIASPDHTTLVAAVQAAQLVDALSNAGPFTVFAPVNQAFQDLPAGTLETLLKPENQGQLKTILYHHVTTSAYTIEMLKDGEQLGMVDGTRATVSLKEGQVWLDKARILGSVKAANGMVHVVDRVILPPSN; encoded by the coding sequence ATGAAACTGAAACTGGGACTCGCCTGCCTGGTTGTTCTGCTGGTCGGTTGCGGCAAGGCTCCGGATGTGCCATCCGGAACCGCGTCGACCCCGGCGGTGGGGCAATCGGGCGTGCAGGATGATCTGTCTGACCCCAACATCGTGCAGATCGCCATTGCATCGCCGGATCACACGACTCTGGTGGCGGCCGTCCAGGCCGCGCAACTGGTGGACGCCCTGTCCAATGCTGGCCCCTTCACGGTTTTCGCACCGGTGAACCAGGCCTTCCAGGACTTGCCTGCGGGCACCCTGGAAACTCTGCTGAAGCCGGAGAACCAGGGCCAGCTGAAGACGATTCTGTATCACCATGTCACCACCTCGGCCTACACCATTGAGATGCTCAAGGATGGCGAGCAGCTGGGCATGGTGGACGGCACGCGAGCCACCGTGAGCCTGAAGGAGGGCCAGGTCTGGCTGGACAAGGCGCGCATCCTGGGTTCGGTGAAGGCCGCCAACGGCATGGTGCATGTGGTGGACCGGGTGATTCTGCCCCCGTCCAATTGA
- a CDS encoding response regulator — translation MKSSPRPDSPDGFHPGILEYMLEGCQILDHEWRYLYLNPTAQVHSRREPGELLGQRFQDMWPGIESTELFALIRRTLEERVPTSMENLFTYPDGNTGWFELRMTPVPEGVFIMSLDISERKQSEDTLLAMEHQLMQSQKLEAVGLLAGGVAHDFNNMLGVILGHVELALEQVHPDDPIHADLTAIQQASMRSADLTRQLLGFARKQTVAPRTFDVSQQIQEFLPLLGRVIGEDIELEWCPAAEPALVCMDPVQVEQILSNLCINARDAIASVGRITIEVSTVHLDEAYCRVNMGFLPGQFVRLTVSDTGAGMERTVVDRIFEPFFSTKALGQGTGLGLATVYGIVKQNQGFINVYSEPGQGSSFRIYLTLDAQGSQPENLAEGHKEPTQGYETILLVEDEESILSITTRMLESLGYHVLPVASPQEALELVGRYQGPIHLMLTDVIMPGMTGPELGSRILESNPDISLVYMSGYTANVVAHRGVLKPGIEFLPKPFSRQQLGAKVREVLGVREGGSGTQHDSPGKNS, via the coding sequence ATGAAATCCTCTCCTCGACCCGACAGCCCTGACGGTTTCCATCCTGGCATTCTGGAGTACATGCTCGAAGGATGTCAGATCCTGGACCATGAGTGGCGCTATCTCTATCTGAATCCCACCGCGCAGGTCCACAGTCGGCGTGAGCCCGGCGAGCTGCTGGGCCAGCGTTTCCAGGACATGTGGCCGGGCATCGAGAGCACCGAACTGTTCGCCCTGATCCGCCGAACTCTCGAAGAGCGTGTGCCCACGTCGATGGAAAATCTGTTCACCTACCCCGATGGCAACACGGGCTGGTTCGAACTGCGGATGACGCCGGTGCCCGAGGGCGTGTTCATCATGTCCCTGGACATCTCCGAGCGCAAACAGTCCGAAGACACCCTGCTGGCGATGGAACACCAGCTGATGCAGTCCCAGAAACTGGAAGCCGTCGGTCTGCTGGCCGGTGGAGTGGCACACGACTTCAACAATATGCTGGGCGTGATCCTGGGCCATGTGGAACTTGCACTGGAACAGGTGCACCCCGATGATCCGATTCACGCGGACCTGACGGCGATCCAGCAGGCCTCGATGCGCTCGGCCGATCTTACCCGCCAGTTGCTGGGTTTCGCGCGCAAGCAGACCGTGGCGCCCCGCACCTTCGATGTGAGCCAGCAGATCCAGGAATTCCTGCCCCTGCTGGGCCGGGTGATCGGCGAAGACATCGAACTCGAATGGTGCCCGGCGGCCGAGCCCGCACTGGTCTGCATGGATCCGGTGCAGGTCGAACAGATCCTGAGCAATCTCTGCATCAACGCGCGGGATGCCATCGCCAGCGTGGGGCGCATCACCATCGAAGTGAGCACCGTCCATCTGGATGAAGCCTACTGCCGGGTGAACATGGGATTCCTGCCGGGGCAGTTCGTGCGCCTGACGGTGAGCGACACCGGGGCGGGCATGGAACGCACCGTGGTGGACCGGATCTTCGAACCCTTCTTTTCCACCAAGGCCCTGGGGCAGGGCACGGGCCTGGGGCTGGCCACCGTCTACGGCATCGTGAAGCAGAACCAGGGCTTCATCAATGTATACAGCGAACCCGGGCAGGGCAGCAGTTTCCGGATCTACCTGACTCTGGACGCCCAGGGCAGCCAGCCCGAAAACCTGGCCGAAGGACACAAGGAACCCACCCAGGGCTACGAGACCATCCTGCTGGTCGAAGACGAGGAAAGCATTCTGTCCATCACGACCCGCATGCTGGAATCCCTGGGCTATCATGTGCTGCCGGTCGCCAGCCCCCAGGAAGCGCTGGAGCTGGTGGGCCGCTACCAGGGGCCGATACATCTGATGCTGACCGATGTGATCATGCCCGGAATGACCGGTCCCGAGCTGGGCTCCCGGATTCTCGAGTCCAATCCGGACATCAGCCTGGTGTACATGTCCGGTTACACGGCCAATGTGGTGGCCCACCGGGGCGTGCTCAAACCGGGCATCGAGTTTCTGCCCAAACCGTTCTCGCGCCAGCAGCTGGGTGCCAAGGTCCGTGAGGTGCTGGGAGTTCGCGAGGGCGGCAGTGGCACACAGCACGATTCGCCCGGGAAGAATTCCTGA
- a CDS encoding aminotransferase class V-fold PLP-dependent enzyme, producing the protein MNPVESTLPPLDFATLRDQIVGADATFETPFGNRLMVYCDYTASGRCLGFVERYLLELQRIYANTHTEDDVTGRSMTRLLHRAEQEIKRSVNAGPRGQLIACGAGSTAAIDKLQQILGVALPPATRDRVLRSMDERAQAHLQDTAPVVFIGPYEHHSNEITWRQNLAQVVPIPLDAEGGIDLAVLESQLRDPRWQGRMKIGSFSAASNVTGMLSPVHALAELLHRHDALACFDYAACAPYVSIDMNPAGRPEAALDAVFISPHKFLGGPGSSGVLVFNEALYDSELGPTVAGGGTVDYVGTVSHDFVCNIEEREKAGTPGVLQTLKAALAFMIKDRLGTESIEAREQELLGRAFSIWQAEPAIEILGNPDPARRVAIVSFNLRDPWGGYLHPKLVTVLLNDLFGIQSRAGCSCAGPYGHHLLGISDETSQRYRRWVKAGYYGVKPGWCRIGFHFAMDDVEADFIIQAVRFIAREGWRFLHVYHFDLKRACWSHERESSCLDAFSLDAALASTGARCQSLAPALRADLYARYLHEAENLARELESRGEPERNLETDPELQELIFFRK; encoded by the coding sequence ATGAACCCGGTCGAGAGCACACTGCCCCCCCTGGACTTCGCCACCCTGCGCGACCAGATCGTGGGTGCCGACGCCACCTTCGAGACGCCCTTCGGCAACCGACTGATGGTGTACTGCGACTACACGGCCAGCGGGCGCTGCCTGGGTTTCGTGGAACGCTATCTGCTGGAGCTGCAGCGGATCTACGCCAACACCCACACCGAAGATGACGTGACCGGGCGCAGCATGACCCGTCTGCTGCACCGGGCCGAGCAGGAAATCAAGCGCTCGGTGAACGCCGGTCCCAGGGGGCAGCTGATCGCCTGCGGCGCGGGCAGCACGGCGGCCATTGACAAGCTGCAGCAGATTCTGGGCGTGGCCCTGCCGCCGGCCACCCGCGACCGTGTCCTGCGGAGCATGGACGAGCGGGCTCAAGCCCATCTGCAGGACACGGCTCCGGTGGTGTTCATCGGCCCCTACGAGCATCACAGCAACGAGATCACCTGGCGTCAGAATCTGGCCCAGGTCGTCCCGATCCCGCTGGATGCCGAGGGCGGCATCGACCTGGCCGTGCTCGAGAGCCAGCTCCGTGATCCGCGCTGGCAGGGTCGCATGAAGATCGGTTCCTTCTCCGCCGCCTCGAACGTCACGGGCATGCTCAGCCCCGTGCACGCGCTGGCCGAGCTGTTGCACCGCCACGATGCACTGGCCTGCTTCGACTACGCCGCCTGCGCGCCCTACGTGTCCATTGACATGAATCCCGCGGGGCGTCCGGAGGCGGCGCTGGACGCGGTGTTCATCTCCCCCCACAAGTTCCTCGGCGGCCCCGGCTCCAGCGGCGTGCTGGTCTTCAATGAAGCCCTGTACGACAGCGAACTGGGACCCACGGTGGCCGGCGGTGGCACGGTGGACTATGTGGGCACGGTGTCCCACGACTTCGTCTGCAACATCGAGGAACGGGAAAAGGCCGGCACGCCGGGAGTCTTGCAGACCCTGAAAGCCGCCCTGGCCTTCATGATCAAGGACCGGCTGGGAACCGAGAGCATCGAAGCGCGTGAACAGGAACTGCTCGGCCGGGCCTTCAGCATCTGGCAGGCCGAACCTGCGATCGAGATCCTGGGCAATCCCGATCCGGCACGCCGGGTGGCGATCGTCTCCTTCAATCTGCGCGACCCCTGGGGCGGCTACCTGCACCCCAAGCTGGTCACGGTGCTGCTGAACGATCTCTTCGGCATCCAGTCGCGCGCTGGCTGCTCATGTGCCGGCCCTTACGGTCACCATCTGCTGGGCATCAGCGACGAGACCAGCCAACGCTACCGGCGCTGGGTCAAGGCCGGGTATTACGGAGTCAAACCGGGCTGGTGCCGCATCGGCTTTCACTTCGCGATGGACGACGTGGAAGCGGACTTCATCATCCAGGCCGTGCGCTTCATCGCGCGCGAGGGCTGGCGCTTCCTGCACGTGTATCACTTCGACCTGAAGAGGGCCTGCTGGTCGCACGAACGCGAGTCTTCGTGTCTGGATGCCTTCAGCCTGGACGCGGCGCTTGCCAGTACGGGCGCGCGCTGTCAATCACTGGCCCCGGCCCTGCGCGCCGACCTCTACGCTCGCTATCTGCACGAAGCTGAGAACCTGGCCCGCGAGCTCGAGAGCCGCGGGGAGCCCGAACGGAACCTGGAAACCGACCCCGAGCTTCAGGAGCTGATCTTCTTCCGCAAATGA
- a CDS encoding HRDC domain-containing protein encodes MSRPARQPRLVAHLERRRQRQHNAVMSEENLPNVSHLDGHSLVPSGRPEWIQDAAALEEILAHLRATGVFAFDTEFISELSYWPRLCLIQVATPERIALIDPLGELDVTPFWELVADPGVLKLVHAGQQDLEPVMRLLGKRPARIFDTQIAAGLIGLPWPLALNKLVAEMLGADISKGPAFTDWSCRPLDEVQVFYAANDVRFLPAMHALMQAKLDALGRSTWLESECETLCREDLHRTSDDDITLKVRGAGNLKPSLYIAVKHLALLREGIAREANLPPRSVIRDETLLDLARRPVYTVAELQQSPVLPRSLARELGEQLVQALVAGRDDRTSRKPANNRLEEKARERQEVDNLLALAQCFCLGQQVSPALCYSRQDMLAYSRDLGSRKTGEDGADSSLLKGWRAEFIGHPLREFLAGRTRCEISWNKHGLVLAVRDSKAETH; translated from the coding sequence ATGAGCCGCCCCGCACGTCAACCCCGCCTGGTGGCGCATCTCGAACGCCGCCGCCAGCGTCAGCACAACGCTGTGATGAGCGAAGAGAACCTGCCCAACGTGAGCCATCTGGACGGCCACTCGCTGGTGCCCTCCGGACGCCCCGAGTGGATCCAGGACGCGGCAGCCCTCGAGGAGATTCTGGCGCACCTGCGCGCGACCGGCGTCTTCGCCTTTGACACCGAATTCATCAGCGAGCTCAGCTACTGGCCGCGGCTCTGCCTGATCCAGGTGGCCACGCCGGAACGCATCGCCCTGATTGATCCGCTGGGTGAGCTGGATGTGACCCCCTTCTGGGAACTGGTGGCCGATCCCGGTGTGCTCAAGCTGGTGCACGCGGGCCAGCAGGATCTGGAACCCGTGATGCGCCTGCTGGGCAAGCGCCCGGCGCGGATCTTTGACACCCAGATCGCCGCCGGACTGATCGGACTGCCCTGGCCGCTGGCCCTGAACAAGCTGGTGGCCGAAATGCTGGGCGCCGACATTTCCAAGGGGCCGGCCTTCACCGACTGGAGCTGCCGCCCGCTGGACGAAGTGCAGGTGTTCTACGCCGCCAATGATGTGCGTTTTCTGCCCGCGATGCACGCCTTGATGCAGGCGAAACTTGACGCGCTGGGACGCTCGACCTGGCTTGAATCCGAGTGTGAGACTCTCTGCCGCGAAGACCTGCACCGCACCTCCGACGACGACATCACCCTCAAGGTGCGCGGCGCGGGCAACCTGAAACCCTCGCTGTACATTGCCGTGAAACATCTGGCGTTGCTGCGCGAAGGCATCGCGCGGGAGGCCAATCTGCCCCCGCGTTCGGTGATTCGCGACGAAACCCTGCTGGATCTGGCCCGCCGCCCCGTGTACACAGTGGCCGAACTCCAGCAGAGCCCGGTGCTGCCGCGCTCGCTGGCCCGCGAGCTGGGCGAGCAGCTGGTGCAGGCCCTGGTGGCCGGGCGCGACGACCGCACCAGCCGCAAGCCCGCGAACAATCGTCTGGAAGAAAAGGCTCGCGAGCGCCAGGAAGTGGACAACCTGCTGGCGCTGGCCCAGTGTTTCTGCCTGGGGCAGCAGGTCTCGCCCGCGCTGTGCTACAGCCGCCAGGACATGCTGGCCTACAGTCGCGATCTGGGTTCCAGGAAGACCGGAGAAGACGGTGCCGACTCGAGCCTGCTCAAGGGCTGGCGCGCCGAGTTCATCGGACACCCACTGCGCGAATTCCTGGCAGGCCGCACACGCTGCGAGATCAGCTGGAACAAGCACGGCCTGGTTCTGGCGGTCCGGGACAGCAAGGCTGAAACACACTGA
- a CDS encoding glycosyltransferase family 2 protein has product MSDSGQPVPRLSVVVPCFNHGPFLAEAVESALAQTLAELEVIVVDDGSSDLDTRRILDSFQRERTTVLRQPNRGCSVARNAGIRAARGQYILPLDADDRLCPDYAELAVQALDRDPELGIVYCHAEFFGRKSGPWHLPDFSLPGMLRGNQIFASAVYRRADWERVGGYCEDLLLREDYDFWLSLLELERRVLRLDPCLFQYRKHEKARNSKSRRAKRLQEAEVYHRIRCRHAGLFARHPEVLLDWLHELECQRLSEKEGRLGSRLSRWMRGLGGGA; this is encoded by the coding sequence ATGAGCGATTCCGGCCAGCCCGTCCCGCGCCTGAGTGTGGTGGTGCCGTGTTTCAACCACGGGCCGTTTCTGGCCGAAGCCGTGGAATCGGCTCTGGCACAGACTCTGGCCGAGCTGGAAGTGATCGTGGTGGACGACGGCTCCAGCGATCTGGACACACGACGCATTCTGGACAGCTTCCAGCGCGAGCGCACCACCGTGCTGCGCCAGCCCAATCGCGGCTGTTCCGTGGCACGCAACGCGGGCATCCGCGCGGCGCGCGGCCAGTACATTCTGCCCCTGGACGCCGACGACCGGCTCTGCCCGGACTACGCCGAACTGGCCGTGCAGGCGCTGGACCGTGACCCGGAGCTGGGCATCGTGTACTGCCATGCCGAGTTCTTCGGCCGCAAGTCCGGCCCCTGGCACCTGCCCGACTTCAGCCTGCCCGGCATGCTGCGCGGCAACCAGATCTTCGCCTCGGCCGTCTACCGGCGCGCCGACTGGGAACGGGTGGGCGGATACTGCGAAGACCTGCTGCTGCGCGAGGACTATGATTTCTGGCTGAGCCTGCTCGAGCTGGAGCGTCGTGTGCTGCGACTGGACCCGTGCCTGTTCCAGTACCGCAAGCACGAGAAGGCCAGAAACTCGAAGAGCAGGCGAGCAAAGCGCCTGCAGGAAGCCGAGGTGTATCACCGGATCCGCTGTCGGCACGCGGGTCTGTTCGCCCGGCACCCCGAAGTCCTGCTGGACTGGCTGCATGAGCTGGAGTGCCAGCGCCTGTCGGAAAAGGAAGGTCGCCTGGGCAGCCGACTGTCCCGCTGGATGCGCGGGCTGGGAGGCGGCGCGTGA
- a CDS encoding glycosyltransferase family 9 protein, giving the protein MGSNAPVVKRILVIQLRQLGDLLMITPALRALQALHPEASLDVLCEPSGSLVLGHNPRVSALRLLPRKEGLAGWLDLVRELRAQRYDLVVDCQGLPSTALLAWLSGARVRLGFARDVLRNLLYTRPYDRRNTDYSALDKLKLLQDSRVDLEDLQLEFPVLEESRLAAEQFARERFHAPVAALFGVSRRSYKVWPPEKLAVLGDRLAEVGYQPFLVYGPGEQEAARAIAARMTHEALVDYPMPDFGTLKEILARCALFAGNDGGPKHLAALSGVPSVTVYGHVHPESWTRPDDPRQRWVATASASRALPTQGPCEAVDTLAEIEVDAVWSRVEALARDGFIPFPARKA; this is encoded by the coding sequence ATGGGATCCAACGCACCGGTCGTGAAGCGGATTCTGGTGATCCAGTTGCGCCAGCTGGGCGACCTGCTGATGATCACCCCCGCCCTGCGCGCCCTTCAGGCCCTGCATCCGGAGGCCAGTCTGGATGTGCTCTGCGAGCCATCCGGAAGCCTGGTGCTGGGGCACAATCCCCGGGTCTCGGCGCTGCGCCTGCTGCCGCGCAAGGAAGGTCTGGCCGGCTGGCTGGATCTGGTGCGCGAGCTGCGCGCCCAGCGCTACGATCTGGTGGTGGACTGTCAGGGACTGCCCTCGACCGCGCTGCTGGCCTGGCTGAGTGGTGCACGCGTGAGGCTGGGTTTCGCCCGGGATGTCCTGCGCAACCTGCTCTATACCCGGCCATACGATCGTCGCAACACGGACTACAGCGCGCTGGACAAACTGAAGCTGCTCCAGGATTCCCGCGTGGATCTTGAGGATCTGCAACTTGAGTTTCCGGTGCTGGAAGAATCGCGGCTGGCGGCCGAGCAATTCGCGCGCGAGCGCTTCCATGCCCCGGTCGCTGCCCTGTTCGGAGTCAGTCGCCGATCCTACAAGGTGTGGCCCCCGGAGAAACTGGCCGTACTGGGCGACCGACTGGCTGAAGTGGGCTACCAGCCCTTTCTGGTGTACGGTCCCGGTGAGCAGGAGGCTGCCCGGGCCATTGCCGCCCGCATGACACACGAGGCCCTGGTGGACTACCCCATGCCCGACTTCGGCACACTCAAGGAAATCCTGGCACGCTGCGCGCTCTTCGCGGGCAACGACGGGGGGCCCAAACATCTGGCGGCCCTGTCCGGGGTACCCAGCGTGACGGTCTACGGCCATGTGCACCCGGAATCCTGGACCCGCCCGGACGACCCACGACAGCGCTGGGTGGCAACGGCCTCCGCCTCGCGCGCACTGCCCACACAGGGCCCCTGCGAAGCGGTTGACACCCTGGCCGAGATCGAGGTGGACGCGGTCTGGAGCCGAGTGGAGGCCCTGGCCAGAGACGGGTTCATACCCTTTCCCGCGAGGAAGGCATGA